TGCACGATGAAGTACAACCCGCGCGTGAACGATGCCATCGTCGCCAAACGCGAGTTCGCGCAGCTGCACCCGTTCGTTCCCGATGCGCTCGCACAGGGCGCGCTGCAGATCATGTACGAGCTCGAACGGTCGCTCAGCTCACTCTTCGGGATGGCGGCGTTCTCGCTCAATCCGTCGGCGGGCGCGCACGCGGAGCTCGGCGCGCTGCTGATCGCGAAGAAGTACTTCAAGGAACGCGGCGAAGCGCAGCGCGACAAAGTGATCGTGCCCGACACGGCGCACGGTACGAATCCGGCGTCCGCGGCGATGTGCGGCTTCAAGGTGATCTCGCTGCCGAGCAACGAGCGCGGCCGCGTCGGCGTCAGCGAGATTCGGGCGGTCCTCGGCCCCGATACCGCGGTCTGCATGATGACCAATCCCAATACGCTCGGGCTCTTCGAAGACGAGATCGCGCAGATCACCGCCGCGGTGCACGAAGCCGGCGGCCTGATGTACTACGACGGCGCGAACGCAAACGC
Above is a genomic segment from Candidatus Cybelea sp. containing:
- a CDS encoding aminotransferase class V-fold PLP-dependent enzyme produces the protein MSTLTSSKTEPLIFELGQEGRANRYLEEGKALDAFLPKSVVRENLPLPDNSELDVVRHYTRLSHRTFGIDLGFYPLGSCTMKYNPRVNDAIVAKREFAQLHPFVPDALAQGALQIMYELERSLSSLFGMAAFSLNPSAGAHAELGALLIAKKYFKERGEAQRDKVIVPDTAHGTNPASAAMCGFKVISLPSNERGRVGVSEIRAVLGPDTAVCMMTNPNTLGLFEDEIAQITAAVHEAGGLMYYDGANANAIMGYTRPGDMGFDLMHLNTHKTFTIPHGGGGAGHGPLGVAAHLV